A stretch of Mytilus edulis chromosome 11, xbMytEdul2.2, whole genome shotgun sequence DNA encodes these proteins:
- the LOC139494015 gene encoding uncharacterized protein, translating into MTSIIYSVGKDRFGVVPQGKQPTKQGHSNRRQKKIKELRGDLRRVKKRYKVANENERLPLQQLRKETREKLKTLTRAETHRRDRKKKAKERATFTANPFQYMKRLFGARGSGKLENSREEVEEHLSKTHRDERRGEDLEECEKLLTPEESKEQFDESDLKFQEVQDVVRKARAGSAPGPNGISYRVYKNCPRLIRRLWKLLKVIWRRRKMTES; encoded by the coding sequence ATGACGTCCATTATTTACAGCGTAGGAAAAGACAGATTTGGAGTGGTACCACAAGGGAAACAACCAACAAAACAAGGCCATAGTAACCGGAGACAGAAGAAGATCAAGGAATTGAGAGGAGACTTGAGAAGGGTAAAGAAGAGGTACAAAGTCGCCAATGAGAATGAAAGGTTACCATTACAGCAGTTAAGAAAGGAAACTAGGGAGAAACTTAAGACACTTACAAGAGCAGAAACTCATAGAAGAGATAGAAAGAAAAAGGCAAAGGAGAGAGCAACATTTACAGCAAACCCATTTCAGTATATGAAGCGATTATTTGGAGCGAGAGGATCTGGTAAACTGGAAAACTCGAGGGAAGAAGTGGAAGAACATCTCAGTAAGACCCACAGGGATGAGAGACGAGGAGAAGACCTGGAAGAATGTGAGAAATTGTTAACACCAGAGGAGTCAAAAGAACAGTTTGATGAGTCAGACCTGAAGTTCCAAGAAGTGCAGGACGTAGTGAGAAAGGCAAGAGCAGGGTCAGCTCCAGGACCAAATGGTATTTCATATAGGGTATATAAGAACTGTCCCAGACTGATCAGAAGGTTGTGGAAGCTATTAAAAGTAATTTGGAGAAGGAGAAAGATGACAGAGTCATGA
- the LOC139494014 gene encoding uncharacterized protein produces the protein MPEVSGCIEHTSVITQILREAKEKKSDLAVFWLDLANAYGSIPHKLVNLTLERYHVPPTIRTMLREYFDKIEMRFTAGDFTTAWQRLEVGILTGCTVSVVLFAAAMNLIVKSVEKPSRVQLVLEGITTTVASTSELA, from the coding sequence ATGCCTGAAGTATCTGGTTGCATCGAACACACCAGCGTTATTACACAGATTTTAAGAGAAGCAAAGGAGAAGAAAAGTGACCTAGCAGTGTTTTGGCTAGATCTGGCTAATGCTTATGGGTCCATACCTCACAAATTAGTAAACCTGACATTGGAGAGGTATCATGTTCCACCAACTATCAGAACTATGCTGCGAGAGTATTTTGACAAGATTGAAATGAGGTTCACAGCTGGAGACTTCACCACAGCTTGGCAGAGACTTGAAGTTGGTATACTAACGGGGTGTACAGTATCAGTAGTCCTGTTTGCAGCAGCAATGAACTTAATTGTAAAATCAGTAGAAAAACCAAGTAGAGTCCAGTTAGTCCTAGAGGGTATCACCACcacagtagccagtacttcggaactggcatga